In one window of Cynocephalus volans isolate mCynVol1 chromosome 6, mCynVol1.pri, whole genome shotgun sequence DNA:
- the VIM gene encoding vimentin gives MSSRSVSSSSYRRMFGGPTTASRPSSSRSYVTTATRTYSLGSALRPSTSRSLYASSPGGGYVTRSSAVRLRSSVPGLRLTQDSVDFSLADAINTEFKNTRTNEKVELQELNDRFANYIDKVRFLEQQNKILLAELEQLKGQGKSRLGDLYEEEMRELRRQVDQLTNDKARVEVERDNLAEDIMRLREKLQEEMLQREEAESTLQSFRQDVDNASLARLDLERKVESLQEEIAFLKKLHDEEIQELQAQIQEQHVQIDVDVSKPDLTAALRDVRQQYESVAAKNLQEAEEWYKSKFADLSEAANRNNDALRQAKQESNEYRRQVQSLTCEVDALKGTNESLERQMREMEENFAVEAANYQDTIGRLQDEIQNMKEEMARHLREYQDLLNVKMALDIEIATYRKLLEGEESRISLPLPNFSSLNLRETNLDSLPLVDTHSKRTLLIKTVETRDGQVINETSQHHDDLE, from the exons ATGTCGTCCAGGTCCGTGTCCTCGTCCTCCTACCGCAGGATGTTCGGTGGCCCGACCACCGCGAGTCGGCCGAGCTCCAGCCGGAGCTACGTGACCACGGCCACCCGCACCTACAGCCTGGGCAGCGCGCTGCGTCCCAGCACCAGCCGCAGCCTCTACGCCTCGTCCCCGGGCGGCGGGTATGTCACCCGCTCCTCGGCCGTGCGCCTGCGGAGCAGCGTGCCCGGCTTGAGGCTGACGCAGGACTCGGTGGACTTCTCGCTGGCCGACGCCATCAACACCGAGTTCAAGAACACCCGCACCAACGAGAAGGTGGAGCTGCAGGAGCTGAATGACCGCTTCGCCAACTACATCGACAAGGTGCGCTTCCTGGAGCAGCAGAACAAGATCCTGCTGGCCGAGCTCGAGCAGCTCAAGGGCCAGGGCAAGTCGCGCCTGGGGGACCTCTACGAAGAGGAGATGCGGGAGCTGCGCCGGCAGGTGGACCAGCTCACCAACGACAAGGCCCGCGTCGAGGTGGAGCGCGACAACCTGGCCGAGGACATCATGCGGCTCCGGGAGAA GTTGCAGGAGGAGATGCTTCAGCGAGAGGAAGCCGAGAGCACCCTGCAGTCTTTCAGACAG gATGTCGACAATGCGTCTTTGGCACGCCTTGACCTTGAGCGTAAAGTGGAatccttacaagaagagattGCCTTCTTGAAGAAACTGCATGATGAG GAAATCCAGGAGCTACAGGCCCAGATTCAGGAACAGCATGTCCAAATCGATGTGGACGTTTCCAAGCCTGACCTCACGGCTGCCCTGCGTGACGTCCGTCAGCAGTATGAAAGTGTAGCTGCCAAGAACCTTCAGGAGGCAGAAGAATGGTACAAGTCCAAG TTTGCTGACCTCTCTGAGGCTGCTAATCGGAACAATGATGCCCTGCGCCAGGCGAAGCAGGAGTCAAATGAGTACCGGAGACAGGTGCAGTCCCTCACCTGTGAAGTGGATGCGCTTAAAGGAACT AACGAGTCCCTGGAACGCCAGATGCGTGAAATGGAAGAGAACTTTGCTGTTGAAGCTGCTAACTACCAAGACACTATTGGCCGCCTGCAGGATGAGATTCAGaacatgaaggaagaaatggCTCGTCACCTTCGTGAATACCAAGACCTGCTCAATGTTAAGATGGCTCTTGACATTGAGATTGCCACCTACAGGAAGCTGCTGGAAGGCGAGGAGAGCAG GATTTCTCTGCCTCTTCCAAACTTTTCCTCCCTGAACCTGAGGG AAACTAATCTGGATTCGCTCCCTCTGGTCGACACCCACTCAAAAAGGACACTTCTGATTAAGACCGTTGAGACCAGAGATGGACAG gtTATCAACGAAACATCTCAGCATCATGATGACCTTGAGTGA